The following are encoded together in the Streptomyces sp. NBC_00358 genome:
- the paaK gene encoding phenylacetate--CoA ligase PaaK: MVGEGVGAMAGSADAMDLLDAGERLDAEGLRALQLERLRASLRHAYENVPFYRESFDKAGLRPDDCRSLADLARFPFTVKADLRENYPYGMFAVPQERIRRIHASSGTTGRPTVVGYTENDLSMWADMVARSIRAAGGRPGDKVHIAYGYGLFTGGLGAHYGAERLGCTVIPASGGMTARQVQLIQDLKPEIIMVTPSYMLTLLDEFERQGVDPRGTSLRVGVFGAEPWTEEMRREIEERFAIDAVDIYGLSEVIGPGVAQECVETKDGLHIWEDHFYPEVVDPITGEVLPDGEEGELVFTSLTKEAMPVIRYRTRDLTRLLPGTARVFRRMEKITGRSDDMVILRGVNLFPTQIEEIVLRTPGVAPHFQLRLTREGRLDALTVRAEARSGATPGTREAAARAITAGIKDGIGVSVTVEIVEPESLERSVGKLKRIVDLRPRA, from the coding sequence ATGGTTGGCGAGGGAGTGGGCGCGATGGCGGGCTCGGCGGACGCGATGGACCTGCTCGACGCGGGTGAGCGGCTCGACGCGGAAGGGCTGCGGGCGCTCCAGCTGGAGCGGCTGCGCGCCTCGCTGCGGCACGCGTACGAGAACGTCCCCTTCTACCGGGAGTCCTTCGACAAGGCGGGGCTCCGCCCGGACGACTGCCGCTCACTCGCCGACCTGGCACGGTTCCCCTTCACGGTGAAGGCCGATCTGCGCGAGAACTACCCGTACGGGATGTTCGCCGTGCCGCAGGAGCGGATCAGGCGCATCCACGCGTCGAGCGGGACGACCGGGCGGCCCACGGTCGTCGGCTACACGGAGAACGATCTGTCCATGTGGGCCGACATGGTGGCCCGTTCGATCCGCGCGGCGGGCGGCCGTCCCGGCGACAAGGTCCATATCGCCTACGGCTACGGGCTGTTCACGGGCGGGCTCGGCGCCCACTACGGCGCGGAACGGCTCGGCTGTACGGTGATCCCCGCGTCCGGCGGCATGACGGCCCGTCAAGTGCAGCTGATCCAGGACCTGAAGCCCGAGATCATCATGGTGACACCGTCGTACATGCTGACCCTGCTCGACGAGTTCGAGCGGCAGGGCGTGGACCCGCGCGGCACCTCGCTGCGGGTCGGGGTGTTCGGGGCCGAGCCGTGGACCGAGGAGATGCGCCGCGAGATCGAGGAGCGGTTCGCGATCGACGCGGTGGACATCTACGGCCTCTCGGAGGTCATCGGCCCGGGGGTCGCCCAGGAGTGCGTGGAGACCAAGGACGGTCTGCACATCTGGGAGGACCACTTCTACCCCGAGGTCGTCGACCCGATCACCGGCGAGGTGCTGCCGGACGGCGAGGAGGGTGAGCTGGTGTTCACCTCCCTCACCAAGGAGGCCATGCCCGTGATCCGTTACCGGACACGGGACCTGACGCGTCTGCTGCCCGGCACGGCGCGGGTCTTCCGCCGGATGGAGAAGATCACCGGGCGCAGTGACGACATGGTGATCCTGCGGGGGGTCAACCTCTTCCCGACGCAGATCGAGGAGATCGTGCTGCGGACCCCGGGAGTAGCCCCGCACTTCCAGCTCCGGCTGACCCGCGAGGGCCGCCTCGACGCCCTCACCGTACGGGCCGAGGCCCGGTCCGGCGCGACACCCGGGACACGCGAGGCGGCGGCTCGGGCGATCACCGCGGGTATCAAGGACGGGATCGGCGTCTCGGTCACCGTCGAGATCGTCGAACCGGAGTCCCTGGAACGGTCGGTGGGCAAGCTGAAGCGGATCGTGGACCTGCGTCCGCGCGCCTGA
- a CDS encoding 5-dehydro-4-deoxyglucarate dehydratase, whose product MAGFSGDPEGVAQRLRDGMTSGVLSFPLTSFTEAGDLDVESYRTYLAAQLATAPGAVFPACGTGEFSALDEDEYRAVVTATVEIADGRLPVIAGVGYGWAQALRFARIAEEAGADALLALPHYLVEAPEAGLVEQVRRIAAGTRLPLIAYQRGPVTFTPEGLRAIAAIPTVIGLKDGHSDLDRLQRLTLAAPDGFLFFNGAATAEIQARAYATVGVPAYSSAVHAFAPEIAGAFFTALRTGDEATMTKLLRDFYVPFVELRDKVPGYGVSLVKAAARLRGLPVGPVRAPLTDPGPADLAALERVLDTGLALAGGTRRPA is encoded by the coding sequence ATGGCAGGGTTCAGCGGGGATCCGGAGGGCGTGGCCCAACGGCTGCGCGACGGCATGACGAGCGGGGTCCTGTCCTTCCCGCTCACGAGCTTCACGGAGGCCGGCGACCTCGATGTGGAGTCCTACCGGACTTACCTGGCCGCCCAGTTGGCCACGGCGCCGGGCGCGGTGTTCCCCGCCTGCGGAACCGGGGAGTTCAGCGCGCTGGACGAGGACGAGTACCGCGCGGTCGTCACCGCGACGGTCGAGATCGCCGACGGCCGGCTGCCGGTGATCGCGGGCGTCGGCTACGGATGGGCGCAGGCGCTGCGGTTCGCCCGGATCGCGGAGGAGGCCGGCGCGGACGCCCTCCTCGCGCTGCCCCACTATCTCGTCGAGGCCCCCGAGGCCGGCCTGGTCGAGCAGGTGCGCCGGATCGCCGCCGGTACGCGGCTGCCGCTCATCGCCTACCAGCGCGGCCCGGTCACGTTCACTCCCGAGGGGCTGCGCGCCATCGCGGCGATCCCCACGGTCATCGGGCTGAAGGACGGACACAGCGACCTCGACCGGCTCCAGCGCCTCACGCTCGCCGCACCCGACGGCTTCCTCTTCTTCAACGGAGCCGCCACCGCCGAGATCCAGGCCCGCGCGTACGCCACCGTGGGCGTCCCCGCCTACTCGTCGGCCGTCCACGCCTTCGCTCCCGAGATCGCCGGCGCGTTCTTCACCGCCCTGCGCACGGGCGACGAGGCGACCATGACCAAGCTGCTGCGCGACTTCTACGTCCCGTTCGTGGAACTCCGCGACAAGGTGCCCGGGTACGGCGTCTCGCTGGTCAAGGCCGCGGCCCGGCTGCGGGGCCTTCCCGTCGGCCCGGTGCGCGCGCCGCTCACCGACCCCGGTCCGGCCGATCTCGCCGCGCTGGAGCGGGTCCTCGACACCGGGCTGGCTCTGGCCGGAGGCACGCGCCGGCCCGCCTGA
- a CDS encoding enolase C-terminal domain-like protein translates to MSQQPTITEFSVYPVAGRDCMELNLSGAHGPYFTRNVVVLKDSEGRTGLGEVPGGEKITRTLRDAQSLVLGTKLGDHQRVLREIGDRFRDRDAGGRGAQTFDLRTAVHAVTAVESALLDLLGQHLDVPVAALLGDGQQRDRVRVLGYLFYVGDPDRTDLAYVRESDSDVDWYRLRHEEALTPDAIVRQAEAAHALYGFRDFKLKGGVLEGAEEVRAVRALKDRFPEARITLDPNGAWSLREAIGLCEPLVGTLAYAEDPCGAEDGYSGREILAEFRRATGLPTATNMIATDWRQLTHALALQSVSIPLADPHFWTMRGSVRVAQLCNAMGLTWGCHSNNHFDISLAMVTHCGAAAPGAYNALDTHWIWQEGLERLTVAPPRIVDGEIALPDAPGLGVQLDMDRLLAAHELYLKEALGARDDAVGMRFLVPGWEFDAKRPALVR, encoded by the coding sequence ATGAGTCAGCAACCGACGATCACCGAGTTCTCCGTCTACCCCGTCGCGGGACGGGACTGCATGGAGCTGAACCTGTCGGGCGCCCACGGCCCCTACTTCACCCGCAACGTCGTCGTCCTGAAGGACTCCGAGGGGCGGACCGGACTCGGCGAGGTGCCCGGCGGGGAGAAGATCACCCGGACGCTGCGCGACGCGCAGTCCCTGGTCCTCGGCACGAAGCTGGGCGACCACCAGCGCGTCCTGCGCGAGATCGGGGACCGCTTCCGTGACCGCGACGCCGGCGGCCGCGGCGCCCAGACCTTCGATCTGCGCACGGCCGTCCACGCCGTCACCGCCGTCGAGTCGGCCCTGCTCGACCTGCTCGGCCAGCACCTCGACGTGCCGGTCGCCGCCCTCCTCGGCGACGGGCAGCAACGCGACCGCGTGCGGGTGCTCGGCTATCTCTTCTACGTCGGCGACCCGGACCGCACGGATCTGGCGTACGTCCGCGAGAGCGACTCGGACGTGGACTGGTACCGCCTGCGGCACGAGGAGGCCCTCACGCCGGACGCGATCGTCCGGCAGGCCGAGGCCGCCCACGCGCTGTACGGCTTCCGGGACTTCAAGCTCAAGGGCGGTGTCCTGGAGGGCGCCGAGGAGGTCCGGGCCGTCCGGGCGCTGAAGGACCGCTTCCCCGAGGCCCGGATCACCCTCGACCCCAATGGCGCCTGGTCGCTGCGCGAGGCGATCGGACTGTGCGAGCCCCTGGTGGGCACGCTCGCCTACGCCGAGGACCCCTGCGGCGCCGAGGACGGCTACTCGGGGCGGGAGATCCTGGCCGAGTTCCGCCGGGCGACGGGGCTGCCGACGGCCACCAACATGATCGCCACGGACTGGCGGCAGCTCACCCACGCCCTGGCGCTCCAGTCGGTCTCCATCCCGCTGGCCGACCCGCACTTCTGGACCATGCGGGGCTCGGTCCGGGTGGCCCAGCTCTGCAACGCCATGGGCCTGACCTGGGGCTGCCACTCGAACAACCACTTCGACATCTCGCTCGCCATGGTCACGCACTGCGGGGCCGCGGCGCCGGGCGCGTACAACGCCCTCGACACCCACTGGATCTGGCAGGAGGGGCTGGAGCGGCTCACGGTCGCCCCGCCGCGCATCGTCGACGGCGAGATCGCGCTGCCGGACGCCCCCGGTCTGGGCGTCCAGCTCGACATGGACCGGCTGCTGGCGGCCCACGAGCTGTACCTGAAGGAGGCGCTCGGCGCCCGCGACGACGCCGTCGGGATGCGCTTCCTCGTCCCCGGGTGGGAGTTCGACGCCAAGCGGCCCGCCCTGGTGCGCTGA
- a CDS encoding acyl-CoA synthetase, whose product MKPGHGSTVDGVLRRSARRTPARRAVDYRDRSWTYAELDEAVSRAATVLLGEGLVPGDRVGAYGHNSDAYLIGFLACARAGLVHVPVNQNLTGDDLAYIVGQSGSTLVLADPDLAGRLPDGVRTLPLRDTDDSFLARLETALPYDGDEPRADTLVQLLYTSGTTALPKGAMMTHRALVHEYLSAITALDLSAGDLPVHSLPLYHSAQMHVFLLPYLAVGASNTILDAPDGGQIFDLIEAGRADSLFAPPTVWIGLSNRPDFADRDLSGLRKAYYGASIMPVPVLERLRERLPKLAFYNCFGQSEIGPLATVLGPDEHKGRMDSCGRPVLFVDARVVDEDGKDVPDGTAGEVVYRSPQLCEGYWDKPEETAEAFRDGWFHSGDLAVRDAHGYFTVVDRVKDVINSGGVLVASRQVEDALYTHEQVAEVAVVGLPDERWIEAVTAVVVTRGEVTEDELIAHAREKLAHFKAPKRVLFVDELPRNASGKILKRELRDRFGQA is encoded by the coding sequence ATGAAGCCTGGACACGGCAGTACCGTCGACGGGGTGCTGCGCCGCAGTGCCCGGCGCACACCGGCGCGGCGCGCCGTCGACTACCGGGATCGCTCCTGGACGTACGCGGAACTCGACGAGGCAGTCTCCCGCGCGGCCACCGTCCTCCTCGGCGAGGGGCTCGTCCCCGGGGACCGCGTGGGCGCCTACGGCCACAACTCGGACGCCTACCTGATCGGCTTCCTCGCCTGCGCCCGCGCGGGACTCGTCCATGTGCCGGTGAACCAGAACCTGACGGGCGACGACCTCGCCTACATCGTCGGCCAGTCGGGAAGCACCCTGGTCCTGGCCGACCCCGACCTCGCCGGCCGGCTCCCGGACGGGGTACGGACCCTGCCGCTGCGCGACACCGACGACTCGTTCCTCGCGCGGCTGGAGACGGCACTCCCGTACGACGGTGACGAGCCGCGCGCCGACACACTCGTGCAGTTGCTCTACACCTCGGGCACCACCGCGCTTCCCAAGGGCGCGATGATGACGCACCGCGCCCTGGTGCACGAGTACCTGAGCGCGATCACCGCTCTCGATCTGAGCGCCGGGGACCTGCCGGTGCATTCGCTGCCGCTCTACCACTCGGCGCAGATGCACGTGTTCCTGCTGCCCTATCTCGCGGTCGGCGCCTCGAACACCATCCTCGACGCGCCGGACGGCGGACAGATCTTCGACCTGATCGAGGCCGGTCGCGCGGACAGCCTGTTCGCCCCGCCCACGGTGTGGATCGGCCTGTCCAACCGTCCCGACTTCGCCGACCGGGACCTGAGCGGGCTGCGCAAGGCGTACTACGGGGCGTCGATCATGCCGGTCCCCGTGCTGGAGCGGCTGCGCGAACGGCTGCCGAAGCTGGCCTTCTACAACTGCTTCGGCCAGAGCGAGATCGGCCCGCTGGCGACCGTACTCGGTCCCGACGAGCACAAGGGCCGGATGGACTCGTGCGGACGCCCGGTGCTGTTCGTGGACGCACGCGTGGTGGACGAGGACGGCAAGGACGTGCCGGACGGGACCGCGGGCGAAGTCGTCTACCGCTCACCGCAGTTGTGCGAGGGCTACTGGGACAAGCCCGAGGAGACGGCCGAGGCCTTCCGTGACGGCTGGTTCCACTCGGGAGACCTCGCGGTGCGCGACGCGCACGGGTACTTCACGGTCGTGGACCGTGTGAAGGACGTCATCAACTCCGGTGGTGTACTGGTCGCTTCACGGCAGGTCGAGGACGCGTTGTACACCCACGAACAGGTCGCCGAGGTGGCCGTCGTCGGGCTCCCCGACGAGCGCTGGATCGAGGCCGTCACCGCGGTCGTCGTCACCCGGGGCGAGGTCACCGAGGACGAACTGATCGCGCACGCACGGGAGAAGCTCGCCCACTTCAAGGCGCCCAAGCGCGTCCTGTTCGTGGACGAACTGCCCCGCAACGCCAGTGGAAAGATCCTCAAGCGGGAACTGCGGGACCGGTTCGGCCAGGCGTAG